One region of Epilithonimonas zeae genomic DNA includes:
- a CDS encoding TIGR02117 family protein — protein MKKMLFLILKIIGFLIGVVFLYIILSLLLPMIPVKTEETSDPKIVEAYILTNGVHTDLVVPVKSKYIDWSQKLPIENTKGRDADQNFIAFGWGDKGFYLDTPTWADLKFSTAFKAAFWLSESAMHCTYYKKMTVAADCKKIILTEKQYQDLIKFIDDKFDKDSEGKYILIKTNAVYGNNDAFYDAKGSYNFTYTCNTWANDGLKAAGQKAAFWTPTDFGIFRHYKD, from the coding sequence ATGAAAAAAATGTTATTTCTAATTCTTAAAATAATCGGCTTCTTGATTGGAGTCGTTTTTTTATATATTATATTGAGTTTGTTACTCCCGATGATTCCCGTGAAAACTGAGGAAACAAGCGATCCAAAAATAGTTGAAGCTTATATTTTGACAAATGGCGTTCATACGGATTTGGTTGTTCCTGTCAAATCAAAATATATAGATTGGAGCCAGAAATTACCTATCGAAAATACCAAAGGAAGAGATGCTGATCAAAATTTTATTGCGTTCGGTTGGGGTGATAAAGGTTTTTATCTCGATACGCCAACTTGGGCAGATCTCAAATTTTCTACCGCTTTCAAAGCGGCGTTTTGGCTCAGCGAATCAGCAATGCATTGCACATATTATAAAAAAATGACTGTTGCCGCTGATTGTAAAAAAATCATATTGACTGAAAAGCAATATCAGGATTTAATCAAATTCATAGATGATAAGTTTGATAAAGATTCAGAAGGGAAATATATTCTGATAAAAACCAATGCGGTTTACGGGAACAATGATGCTTTTTATGATGCAAAAGGCAGCTACAACTTCACCTACACCTGCAACACCTGGGCAAATGACGGACTAAAAGCTGCCGGGCAAAAAGCTGCATTCTGGACACCTACAGATTTTGGGATTTTCAGACATTATAAAGATTAG
- the alaS gene encoding alanine--tRNA ligase, with protein sequence MTSQEIRQQFLDFFKSNEHLIVPSAPIVLKDDPTLMFSNSGMTQFKDYFLGYKEPKSSRIADTQKCLRVSGKHNDLDDVGRDTYHHTMFEMLGNWSFGDYFKKEAITWAWELLTEVYKIPKDNLYVTIFEGDEKESLERDTEAYDLWKQFISEDRIINGNKKDNFWEMGASGPCGPCSEIHVDLRSEEEKAKVSGLELVNNDHPQVVEIWNLVFMQFNRKADGSLENLPAKHIDTGMGFERLCMALQQKESNYDTDVFTPLIAKVEELSGKKYTGILTDEKDIAIRVVVDHIRAVSFAIADGQLPSNGGAGYVIRRILRRGISYAYRFLDRKEPFLYQLVAVLQEQMGKFFPELQKQGTLVTEVIKSEEESFLRTIETGLIRVDKLIQQTISEGKKVLPTEEVFELYDTYGFPDDLTRIIAEEKGLTIDEAGFEQALNQQKQRSKADSAQKVYDWVTLEEKPENFVGYDQLESETYITRYRKVENKDGEFYQIVLSESPFYPEGGGQVGDKGTLENATESFEVLETKKENGLIISLINALPKDAGAVFYAKVNVADRKNSQANHSVTHLLHEALREVLGTHVEQKGSYVGPDYLRFDFSHFSKMSEEELALVESKVNAKIKENLALQEFRNIPIQEALDRGAMALFGEKYGDNVRMIQFGSSKELCGGTHVKSTSEIGHFKIVSESSAAAGIRRIEAISGEKSEEYFKNLETQFTEISQLLKSKDLAKSIEKLLEENFALKSEIESFKKEKAKGEIQNWKNDFEDKNGKKLLVKKTSLDAGSIKDIVFQLKKEISNSVTVIISDAGEKPMITVGVSADLEANYHAGNIVKELAKEIQGGGGGNPGFATAGGKNLDGIENAYQKALEI encoded by the coding sequence ATGACTTCACAAGAAATAAGACAGCAATTTTTAGATTTTTTCAAAAGCAATGAACATTTGATCGTTCCTTCTGCGCCAATTGTCCTGAAAGATGATCCAACACTGATGTTTTCCAACTCTGGAATGACACAGTTCAAGGACTACTTTTTAGGTTATAAAGAACCGAAATCATCCAGAATTGCCGATACGCAAAAATGTCTTAGAGTTTCGGGAAAGCATAATGATTTGGATGATGTAGGTCGTGATACCTATCATCATACTATGTTTGAAATGTTGGGAAATTGGTCTTTTGGTGATTATTTCAAAAAAGAAGCGATTACCTGGGCTTGGGAATTATTGACAGAAGTTTACAAAATTCCGAAAGATAACCTTTACGTAACCATTTTTGAAGGTGACGAAAAAGAGAGTCTTGAAAGAGATACAGAAGCTTACGATTTGTGGAAGCAATTCATTTCCGAAGACCGAATCATCAATGGAAATAAAAAGGATAATTTCTGGGAAATGGGTGCGAGCGGACCTTGCGGTCCTTGTTCAGAAATCCATGTGGATTTGAGAAGTGAAGAAGAAAAAGCGAAAGTTTCAGGATTGGAATTAGTTAATAACGATCATCCGCAAGTTGTTGAGATCTGGAATCTGGTATTTATGCAATTCAATAGAAAAGCAGACGGTTCTCTGGAAAATCTTCCGGCAAAACATATCGATACAGGAATGGGATTCGAGCGTCTTTGTATGGCACTTCAACAGAAAGAATCCAATTATGACACCGATGTTTTCACACCTTTGATTGCTAAGGTTGAGGAACTTTCCGGTAAAAAGTATACAGGAATTTTAACCGACGAAAAAGATATTGCCATCCGTGTGGTTGTAGATCATATCCGTGCAGTTTCGTTTGCGATTGCAGACGGACAGCTGCCTTCCAATGGTGGTGCAGGTTATGTGATCAGAAGAATTCTGAGAAGAGGAATTTCTTATGCATATCGATTCTTAGATAGAAAAGAACCTTTTCTTTATCAGTTGGTTGCTGTTCTTCAGGAACAAATGGGCAAATTCTTCCCAGAATTGCAAAAACAAGGAACTTTGGTTACTGAAGTGATTAAAAGTGAAGAGGAATCTTTCTTAAGAACTATCGAAACAGGTTTAATCAGAGTTGATAAATTAATTCAGCAGACGATTTCTGAAGGTAAAAAAGTATTGCCGACAGAAGAAGTTTTTGAATTGTATGATACATACGGTTTTCCCGATGATTTAACAAGAATTATTGCGGAAGAAAAAGGATTAACCATCGATGAAGCTGGATTTGAACAGGCTTTAAATCAACAAAAGCAGCGTTCTAAAGCAGATTCGGCTCAGAAAGTTTATGATTGGGTAACGTTAGAAGAAAAACCAGAAAACTTTGTAGGTTATGATCAATTAGAATCGGAAACTTACATCACAAGATACAGAAAAGTAGAAAATAAAGACGGCGAATTTTACCAGATTGTTTTAAGCGAATCGCCTTTCTATCCGGAAGGTGGAGGACAAGTCGGCGATAAGGGAACGCTTGAAAATGCAACCGAAAGCTTTGAAGTTTTGGAAACTAAAAAAGAAAACGGATTGATTATTTCTTTGATCAACGCGCTTCCAAAAGATGCTGGCGCAGTTTTCTATGCCAAAGTGAATGTGGCTGACAGAAAAAATTCTCAGGCCAATCACTCTGTGACGCACTTGTTACACGAGGCTTTGAGAGAAGTTCTAGGAACTCACGTTGAACAGAAAGGCTCTTATGTTGGTCCGGATTATTTGAGATTCGATTTTTCTCATTTTTCTAAAATGTCTGAAGAAGAATTGGCTTTGGTAGAATCAAAAGTGAATGCTAAAATCAAGGAAAATTTGGCTTTACAGGAATTCAGAAATATTCCGATTCAGGAGGCTTTGGATAGAGGTGCAATGGCGTTGTTTGGTGAGAAATATGGTGATAATGTCAGAATGATTCAATTTGGAAGTTCTAAAGAACTTTGTGGCGGAACGCACGTTAAATCTACAAGTGAAATTGGCCATTTTAAAATCGTTTCAGAAAGTTCTGCTGCGGCTGGAATCAGAAGGATTGAGGCTATTTCCGGTGAGAAATCAGAAGAATATTTCAAGAATTTGGAAACTCAGTTTACAGAGATTTCTCAATTGTTGAAATCAAAAGATTTGGCAAAATCAATTGAGAAATTGCTGGAGGAAAATTTTGCTTTGAAGTCTGAAATCGAATCTTTCAAAAAAGAAAAAGCGAAAGGTGAAATCCAAAATTGGAAAAACGATTTCGAAGATAAAAACGGAAAAAAATTATTGGTTAAGAAAACTTCTCTGGATGCAGGTTCTATAAAAGATATCGTGTTCCAATTGAAAAAAGAAATTTCAAATTCTGTGACGGTTATCATTTCTGATGCCGGCGAAAAACCAATGATTACAGTTGGTGTTTCTGCAGATTTGGAAGCTAATTATCACGCTGGAAATATCGTAAAGGAATTAGCCAAAGAAATCCAAGGCGGTGGCGGCGGTAATCCAGGCTTTGCTACTGCTGGTGGAAAAAATCTTGACGGAATTGAAAATGCTTATCAGAAAGCTTTAGAAATATAA
- a CDS encoding SixA phosphatase family protein: MKTLLLVRHSKSDWPEDMDDFDRPLTELGKTNAPKMARLLKDKSVEIDTFISSPAKRALHTCELFSEVFGKPYSTEKTLYNPREANFENLIYSLDDSINSVALFSHNNGISNFANSLTDEIVNLPTSGVVAYQIDCDKWSDFEMAKKKFLYFYSPKNFNQ, from the coding sequence ATGAAAACACTTTTACTTGTTAGGCATTCCAAGAGCGATTGGCCGGAAGATATGGATGATTTTGACCGTCCCTTGACTGAGCTTGGAAAAACAAACGCTCCAAAAATGGCTCGTTTGCTCAAAGATAAATCCGTAGAAATAGATACTTTCATTTCCAGTCCTGCAAAACGGGCGTTGCATACGTGCGAATTATTTTCGGAGGTTTTCGGAAAACCTTACTCAACAGAGAAAACTCTATATAATCCTCGTGAGGCCAATTTTGAAAATTTGATTTACAGTTTAGACGACTCTATCAATTCTGTTGCCTTATTTTCACATAACAACGGAATATCAAATTTCGCCAATTCCCTCACCGACGAGATCGTAAATCTCCCAACTTCCGGCGTAGTCGCTTATCAAATCGATTGCGACAAATGGAGTGATTTCGAAATGGCAAAAAAGAAGTTTTTGTATTTCTATTCGCCTAAGAACTTTAATCAATAA